The Methanoplanus sp. FWC-SCC4 genome has a window encoding:
- a CDS encoding TIGR00341 family protein — protein MKKILIHARYDDYKKIIPLLENFYHVDVEEKDFIQIKIFVPDAEINNALEILREPLDFRYKETLIEVSTPDFVISSTLSRAEKNVRTTEKTPVEKLLDTAKDYIKLDYWNISLTAIAGLIALTGLFLNNVAIIIGAMLLSPILGPIHSFAIYSAVGKTTEAIRSIGVLSILLLSVFVVSVIGTYLLSFLVAFCPEPILSIELTQEIISRTVSSPVYILMAVLLGIASIIALSRGTAEFIAGVAIAAALLPPTVVAGISFVIIPTEFMGPVFLVLDNVLGLIAGALIATLILGITPRNGTDIKTAKKFIQRTALLIAVLIALLTASYIF, from the coding sequence ATGAAAAAAATTCTCATCCACGCAAGGTATGATGATTATAAGAAAATAATACCTCTCCTTGAAAATTTTTATCATGTGGATGTGGAAGAAAAAGATTTCATTCAGATTAAGATTTTTGTTCCTGATGCTGAAATCAATAACGCACTTGAGATTCTTCGTGAACCTCTGGATTTCAGATATAAAGAAACCTTAATCGAAGTATCAACGCCTGATTTCGTAATTTCATCAACTCTTTCACGTGCAGAAAAAAATGTCAGGACAACTGAAAAAACTCCGGTTGAAAAACTTCTTGACACTGCAAAGGATTACATAAAATTAGATTACTGGAATATTTCCCTTACAGCCATTGCAGGACTGATAGCACTCACAGGTCTATTTTTAAACAATGTTGCAATAATCATCGGAGCCATGCTTCTCTCACCAATACTCGGGCCAATACATTCTTTTGCCATATATTCAGCAGTTGGAAAAACAACCGAAGCTATAAGAAGCATAGGTGTTTTATCCATTCTTCTGCTTTCGGTTTTTGTGGTCTCTGTAATCGGAACATATTTACTTTCATTTCTGGTTGCTTTTTGTCCGGAACCGATTTTAAGTATTGAACTGACACAGGAGATTATTTCAAGAACAGTTTCAAGCCCCGTTTATATTTTAATGGCAGTCCTTTTGGGAATTGCATCAATTATTGCATTATCAAGAGGAACAGCCGAGTTTATTGCTGGTGTGGCGATAGCAGCTGCACTTCTTCCTCCAACTGTTGTTGCGGGAATCTCGTTTGTGATTATACCGACAGAATTTATGGGTCCTGTTTTTCTGGTTCTTGACAATGTACTGGGCCTTATTGCAGGTGCACTCATTGCAACACTTATATTAGGAATTACTCCAAGAAACGGAACAGATATAAAAACCGCAAAAAAATTTATTCAAAGAACCGCCTTGCTGATAGCTGTGTTAATTGCACTTCTTACAGCATCTTATATTTTCTAA